Genomic DNA from Bacteroidota bacterium:
AAGAAATTCCACCACTAGCCGATAATGTTACATAATTGCCTAAACAAATTGTTTGACTCGGACTCACACTTACCGGCGGAGGGTTACCAACCGTTACAGGCTTTACAATCGTATCAAAACAATTGAATGCATTACCTGCAACTAATGTCACATTGTAAGTTCCGCCGGTAGAATAAAACTGATAAGGATTTTGAACAGTTGAATTTTGTGAATTCCCGAAATCCCAGGCCCATTGTGTGATGGAAGCCGCTGAATTATCGGTGAAGTTTACCCCACCGCCACACGGATTGGTTGTGAAGGTGAAATCAGCTGTTGGTTTTGGATTCACCGTAACCTGAGTGGTAAGCGTACGTACGCAACCTGTCAAAGTATTAGTAATGGTAACCGAATAAATAGTAGTTGTCGTAGGATTGGCAATAGGGTTAGCAACCGCTGTACTACTTAATGCTGTGGTCGGCTGCCATTGATAAGATGTGCCACCAGTGGCATTTAGATTTACCGAGCTTCCCTGACACATAGTGCCTGAATTGACCGAAGGAATGATAACACTCATCGTGACCGGAACTACGACGCTATCTCTACAACCATTATTTGTAATTGCGAGTAATTGGGCCGTATAGGTACCGGCCGCCGTGTAGGTATTAACTGGATTGGTAAGCGTACTTGTACTTACGCTTCCACTACCAAAAGTCCATTGAAATGTTGAGAGCGTGCCACTTGTAACAGCATTCCCATTATATTGCACACTATCACTGCAAGGAACCAAAGAAGCTGTAGCACTCACATTCACCCCCGGATAAACCGTTATGTAAGTAAATGAACTATCAATCTTATTACAACTACTCGTATCTCTTACAACTAAACTTACTGTGTATGTACCCGGATTTGTATAAGTAAATGATGGATTTATACTTGTCGTATTGGTGTTTCCTCCTCCGAAATTCCATGTGAATGTTCCAGAAGTATATGAACTGTTATTAAAGTTCACGGTTAAAGGCTGACAACCGGTAATGGTATTAGTTGTAATATTTACGTTGGTAATTTTGATTTGAAAATCAAATTTAAACACACCGTTATTACAGTTGCTGGATTTATTATTATTACCTGGTGTATTAGGCCACGCGCCCGGGGTAACAGGAAAATCTTCGTTATTCTGACAACCCGCACATACTGATTGGTAAATAATTCCACGCGGATCAAATCGAGAAGTGCCGCCATCTACATGCTCAGGACTACAAGCGCCACCAAAATAGGAACCATACAATAATGAAGTGGCATTAGCTGACAATACCATTAAATAAAAATCAAAACCGTTGGCCGATGCTGTTTGATATGCACCGGCGGTTACAGGCATTCCGGTTAGTGAAGGTCCGTAAATAAGATGTCCACCCCATCCTGAAATGTAAATGTTACCGCAATTATCTACCGAGAAAGCTGACGGCGATATATCAATACGTGGAAGTCCGCTACCAAAGATAGTACCCATGTTTACGTTAGCCAATTGTCCATCGAGACGCGTAATAAATTGATGGGAGTTTGGGACAGAAAAAACACCGGGTGTTGTAATCATGTTCCCATCCGATTGTCCGTACACGTAAATTCTGTTTTGTTTGTCCTTCTGAATAAAATAACTCTGATCGTATAAATTCGTACCAATGTAAGTTCCTTTCAAAATAGCGCTTCCTGTCGGATTAATTTTTACGATATAACCATCTGCCTTACCTCCGTTATAGGTCGTATTGTAACATCCGGCAACAGTTGGAAAATCTATACTGTATGTTCCACCAGTCACATATGTAAAAAGTGAATCTGTTACAATTAAAGAGTATCCGGCGTCGTTTTCGCTACCGCCCAAAAAACTACTCCACACAACTCCTGTAAGATTTGGATTGAATTTTAAAACAACTGCATCTTGCTTTCCTCCTAATGTATTATCGAATCCGCCAACGATTGGGAAATTGGATGAGCGCGTAGAGCTGGCGATATATACGTTTCCGTTTTTGTCTAATTGGATTTCACCACGGTATTGATCACCATAATTAAACTGCAATGAATCGGCTTTATGTTCATTGAGTGTAAAATTACCTCCAGTAGAAACGCAAGCCGCTGTTGAAGTTGGACCGCCCGGTGTAACAGTGCCTGAGTATGCCACCGTATAAGTAACGACTGCATTGGTATAATTTACCCCATCATTATCACTACCGCCTACATAGGTTGAACCCATTAGCATTGTTCCGGTTGGATTAAATTTGGAGACGAATATGTCGGTTCCATTTGCAAATTCTGTTCCATTAAACATGAAAAACAAATAGTTTCCGCCATTAAATGTATTGTCATACGCTCCTACTGTGGTAGGAAAATTAGCGGAGCCCGTTGCACCGTAGAGAAAAACGTTATTATTTTGATCAACAATCAAACTGGTTACAATCTCACTACCCGAACCACCCAGATAAGTTGAAAATAACAGGGTTGTGCCGGTTGCATTAAACTTCGTTACAACCACATCCGTATTTCCGAATGCCGGAGGTCCGGAGAACGTTATATCATAAGCGCCCGGTGTAGTTGGATAACCATTATCAAAAACAGTCCCGCCTGTATATAAGTTTCCGTTGTTATCGTAAGTGGCTGTCATTCCAAAATTATCTGCCAGTGAACCCGATTGTGCCGCGAAAACAAGAATAGGGTCAATCACCAATTCATAGTTCTTATCATAGCCTTCAGGGAACTCGAAAGAAACAACATTATCCTTCAAAGCGTATTTGCAGGGAACTTCAACTATTCTTCCTTTTATGTTTTGGTAGGCATACGGCGCTTTTTCTACAATAGAATCAATGCTCGTTATAATCATCAATTCGTTTTTCACTAATTTGATTTTCTTGGCACCACTATATTTAAGTTTTATTAATTCAGGATTGGCATTCGGCTTAACATAAAAATTATACTTGATGCCTTTAATTGTTGTAATGGCTTCGTAATCGATATCATTATAAATATTTCTATACCATACCTTATGATAATTGTTTACATGACTCTTCCATTTAGATCGGTCGCTGCCTTGATAAAAGTTTTCATAAAACACCCCCTCATCTTCATGCTGATTAATGAAATTTGAATTACAACCTAAAAACTCCAACTTAATACAGTGCGCTTTTAGTTTGGCATCTTTGGTAGAACCCAATCCACCTAAATGTATACTGGCTCTTTGTTTTTTATCAAAGAAAGCATAGGTCATGCCATTCGGTTCCATGTACAAAGTTCCTCCGGAAAATTTAGAGCGGTACAAAATTTTCGAATCCCATTGGCCTAAATTTTCAGTAAAACAAAGTGAAGGGTCTGTTTTGGGAATAACAATATTATCCTGTGCAAATAACTGACTACAGAACAAAAGGAAAAGTAAGCTAAGCCTGAAAACGAATTTCATCTAATCAAATATAACAAATAAGATGGGAAAATAAAACCTTTAACTTTTACTTTTTAAAGAAGAAAAACAAAGAAGCTATCAGGAATCCAAAACCGATAATATGATTCCATTTTAGCGTGTCATGTTTAAAGAAAACCAGGGTGAAAATCACAAAAATGCTAATGGAAATAACTTCCTGAATTATCTTTAATTGCCACATGTTAAAAGGGCCACCGGTTACATTGCTTCCTAAACGATTGGCCGGAACCATTAATAAATACTCAATTAAAGCAATTCCCCAGCTTATTAAAACAGCACCAATTAATCCGGTGTTTTTAAAAAATGAAATATCCTTAAAACGCAGATGACCGTACCAGGCAATGGTCATAAAGGTGTTGGAGGCGAGCAGCAATAATATGGTATAAATACCTCGCATTATAACCCTGTATACTTGCGGAATAATTTTATAGCTAAAGCTAAAAGAATTATACCAAATACTTTTTTGAGAATTGCTATTCCGCTTGGACCAAGAACTCTTTCTACTAAATTGAGGTAACGAAGTACCAAATACACAACAACAACATTAATAACAATGGCAATCAAAATAGAAACAATGTTGTATTCAGCGCGAATAGAAAGTAAAGTACTTAAAGTACCGGTTCCTGCAATGAGTGGAAATGCTAATGGAACAACAGAAGCAGAACTGTTCATTTCATCCTTAGAAATTTTAATTCCTAAAATCATTTCAAAGGCAATAATGAATAATAATATAGAACCTGCAATAGCGAAATCTCCAATGGTAATTCCGATCACATCCAAAATATAATTTCCCAAGAACAGAAACACAACCATGATTCCCAACGAAACCCACGACGCTTTCGCTGCTTCAATTTGTCCGTTACGTTGTTTTAAAGTCAAAATAACAGGAATTGAACCAATCACATCAATTACCGCAAATAACACCATGGTTACTTTTAGTATTTCTATTATGTCAAATTTTAATTCCATCTAAATTCTCTTGTCTTAATCTTCCAACATCCAAATTGCTTCGTTTATCTCATTTATGGCTTTATTGTTTCCTTGCTCCTTTGCTAACTCCAATCCCTTCTTGTAAAACTCTAAAGCTATATTTGTCTCGTTTGTTTTCTCTTTTAGTTGTCCAAGTTGATAATAACAAGGCAAATACTTTCTGTCAATTTCCAGAACTTTTAAAAATTGATCTTCTGCCTTCTTATAATCTGCCTCGCTAACGTACTCAAGGGCTAATGCGTAATTGGTAAAAACATCGTTGGGTTCTTTCACCAACATGTTTTGCAACATGCTTATCCTCGATAATCTGTCCATTTAAGCAGAAGTAAATTGCTTTAAGAAACGAACATCGTTTTCAAAAAACAATCGTAAATCTTTCACTTGATATTTAAGCATGGTAATACGCTCGATACCCATTCCAAATGCGAAGCCTTTGTATTTATTACTATCAATTCCACAATTCTCCAACACCTGAGGATCTACCATTCCACAACCCAAAATTTCCACCCAGCCGCTATACTTACACACATTACATCCTTTGCCTTTACATAATGTACAGCTAATATCCACTTCTGCGCTCGGCTCTGTAAACGGGAAATAACTCGGACGCAAACGGATTTTAGTATCGGCACCAAACATCTCCTGTGCAAAATATAAAAGCGTTTGCTTTAAATCCGCGAAAGAAACATTTGTATCAATGTATAATCCTTCTACCTGATGAAACTGACAATGCGCGCGTGCGCTGATCGCTTCATTACGATACACTCTTCCGGGAGAAATAGTTCGAATTGGTGGTTTTTGCTTTTCCATAATATGCACTTGCACACTGGAAGTTTGTGTACGCAACACCATCTCCGGATTAATGTTCACATAAAACGTATCCTGCATGTCGCGTGCCGGATGATTCTCAGGTGTATTTAAAGCAGTAAAATTATGCCAGTCATCTTCAATTTCTCTTCCCTCACTTACCGTAAATCCAATTTTAGAAAAAATACTGATGATTTCGTTTTTAACGATGCTTAAAGGATGACGTGATCCTAATAATATGTTAGGGTCGCCGGGTAATGTAAGATCAATTGCTCCGCCTTTACCTGAATCTTCCGCTGCTTCAAATTTTTCTTTTAAAGCATTTATTTTCTCTTGCGCTTTTACCTTTAATTCGTTTAGCTTTTGCCCCATCTCACGTTTCAATTCAGGACTTACCGTTTTAAACTCATCAAAGAGAACAGTAATTTGTCCTTTTTTACTGAGCCATTTAATACGGTATTCTTCAACCTGTTCCTTGGTGCTAACCGCCAGTTGTTCTACTTCTAAAAGCAGGTTATTTATTTTTTCGAGCATATTATTTGCTAATGAACACAAAATTAAGCAATTTTATTAGCAATATGACAGTTCGATCCTATCTGTTTTTTATACTTATTTGCGCCTTTTTTCAAATAAATGCGCAATACCTGAAGTATGAAGTTCAGGATTTGGATACCGTTAATATCATTGACCTCAACAACCAAAAACAAGGGGTGTGGCGCGAATACTGGCCCAATGGAGATTTAAAAAACGAAACCACTTATAAAAACGGACAAAAAAACGGACTGGAAATCATTTGGTATGATTCGCCCGATTGCGTTGAGCAAGAAGCTTTTTATAAAGAAGGAAAACTCGATGGCATCTTAATTCATTACTCCAAAAAATGCCGTAAAGATTTTTATGAACACTATAAAAATGGTGTTAAACACGGATTGGAAGTTGAGTATTACAGCAATGGAAACACGAAGGCTGAAGGAACATACAAAAACGGAAACCTGGATGGTTATTACCGTGTTTACAATCGTAAAGGACAATTCAGCTTTGAGAGCAGAACTTCCGACGCCGAAACAAATATTAATCCAAATAATGACACATTATCTAACATTGTTTTCAATGTTTTTAAAAGAAACAATTGGAAGAAAACACTGATTGTTGCTGATTTAACAGGTAGTATGTATCCCTACGCCCAGCAAGTAAGCACCTGGTTAAAATTACATTTTACGCGTGATTCACTCCGTCAGAGTTTTGTGTTTTTTAATGATGGCGACAATAAAAAAGATGAGGAGAAAAAAGTTGGAGTAACAGGTGGTGTTTATTTTTGTACGGCAACTAATGTGGATCAATTGGTAAGAGCCATGAACTTAACCATTCGCAACGGACAAGGTGGCGATGCGCCGGAAAATGTGATTGAGGCAATTTTGTACGGGTTAAAGAAAAAGAAAACGGTTGAGAATGTGATTTTAATTGCCGACAATTGGGCTAAAGTGCGCGATATAAATTTACTGCCGCGTGTTAAAGTGCCGGTGAGAGTTTTACTGTGTGGTGTTACCGAAGGCATGGAAATTAATGCCGACTATCTGAACATAGCCTACAAAACCAAAGGCTCGGTACATACCATTGAACAAGATATTACCGATTTAATTAACCAAGGAACAGGTAAGAAATTCAGTATTAACGGTGTAGATTATATTATTAAGAACGGTAATGTTAAAGCTTTAAACTAGAAGAATCGGCACTTTGTCATACTTTATGACAAAACAAGGTTAAAAACTCTTTTTGCACAACATTTGCTTTATCCACCTGTACAATTAACTTTGAAACAATTAAAAAACCAGATTTATGTTTGACAATAACGAATTCAGAAAATATGCCACAAAACACATGGGCATTAACAGCTTAACTTTTGACAGCTATAGCTCAAGAATAACTTCCTCTCTTACTCCATATATCATCGAAGAACGTCAGTTAAACGTTGCACAGATGGACGTGTTCTCGCGTTTGATGATGGATCGCATTATCTTTTTAGGAACAGGTATTAACGATCAGGTAGCAAATATCGTTCAGGCGCAGTTGTTATTCCTAGAATCGGTAGACGCTAAGAAAGATATTCAGATTTATATTAACTCTCCGGGTGGTTCTGTTTATGCAGGCTTAGGTATTTATGATACCATGCAGATTGTTCGTCCGGATGTGGCAACAATTTGTACAGGTATGGCCGCTTCAATGGGTGCGGTATTACAATGCGCCGGTGCTAAAGGAAAGCGTACAGCATTAAAACATGCACGCATCATGATTCACCAACCATTAGGCGGCGCAGAAGGACAAGCTTCAGATATCGAAATCACTGCACGTGAAATTCAGAAATTGAAAAAAGAATTATATGAAATCATTGCGCATCACAGTGGACAAACTTATGATAAGGTTTGGGCGGATAGTGACCGTGACTACTGGATGATTGCCGAAGAAGCAAAAGCTTACGGTATGATTGATGAGGTTTTATTGAAGAAATAAACTTCGGATTAAATAGAAATAAAAAACCCCGGCTAATTGTCGGGGTTTTTTGTTTTTCGTGTAGTTTAATGGATGAAAAATAATTCCGTTTTACTACTTTTAATGCAGACAATAATATGGACAGACGCCGATTTTTAAAAACCACCGGATTAGTGAGTGCCTTTGCTGCTACATCAACTAGTTCTTTTGCACAAACTATTTCTTCAACGAACGATAAGAAAAACTTAATCGATCCTGAAATCATTGAGAAGTTACGTTCACGCATTGTTCCCATCTCTTCGGAAGAACGTTCTTTGAGAATTGAAAAAGCCCAAAAATTAATGGCGCAAAATAAAATGGATGCCATCTTTATGGAAGGCGGTACCAGTTTAGATTATTTCACCGGCGTAAGATGGGGTCGCTCGGAAAGACTATTCGGAATGCTGCTTCTGAAAAACGGCGTGCCAATTTTCATTTCACCCAAATTTGAAGAAACACGCGCAAAAGAACAAATAGGCAATGCCAGATTATTTTGCTGGGAAGAACATGAGAGTCCGTTTGAATTACTAAACAAACTCTTTAAAGAAATTGCCTCCGGTTTCAATACCATTGGCATGGAAGAAACTACACGCTTTTTTATTACACAGGGACTAAAAAACACTAACATTAATCTCAATATTACTTCCGCCACACCTATTACTGCCGGTTGTCGCGGTGTAAAAACAGAACATGAAATTGAGCTCATGCAAATTGCCAATGATATGGCGATGGAAGTTTACAAAGTGGCGGTTACGCAACTAAAAGAAGGAATGACAGAAGGAGAATATGGTAAAATTATCTCCGATTTATTTGCAGAGTTTGGTGTAGGCGGCGGTGCTTTGGTTTTATTTGGTGAAGCTAGCGCGCATCCACATGGTTTAGTACAAGAGGTTAAGTTAAAAGCAAATGATATTGTATTAATGGATGGTGGCTGTTCGGTTGAAGGTTATGAATCAGACATTACCCGCACGGTTGTGTATGGAAAACCTTCTAAAAAAATGAATGATGTTTTTGAAATTGTTTTAAAAGCACAACAAGAAGCTTTGAAGTTTGCAAAACCCGGCGTAAGTTTTGAATCGGTTGACGCAGTGGCTCGAAAAGTTATCAGTGATGCGGGTTATGGTCCGGGTTATAAATATTTCACACACCGTTTAGGTCATGGCATTGGGATGGATGGCCACGAATGGTATTATGTGGTTGGAGGAAATAAACGACTGATGGAAAAAGGCAACATGATGAGCAATGAGCCGGGCATTTATTTATTGAATGAATTCGGCATTCGCATAGAAGACGAAATGCTGATTACCGAAAACGGCGCTAAATTATTATTACCGAAACAACAAAGTCTGGAAGTGATGTTTTAAGCCTTGTAAGGTCGAGCGTAGTCGAGACCTATCATTTGCAAAATCACTTCTCGACTTCGCTCGAAGTGACAGCATAAAAGTGAATTAACAAAAAACTTTAAGAATATTCTTAATAATTAATCACCTGCTCTTCTATTCCTTCCGGCAACTTACGGTCTTCGTATTGCTGATTTCTTAACTGAGGTTCGAAGCCTGCTTCTTTAATCGCATCCTGAATTGTTTTGTAGGTAAAACGATGCGGTGCACCTGCTGCACTCACTACATTTTCCTCTATCATAATACTTCCAAAATCGTTAGCGCCGGCATGTAAGCAAATTTGCGCTGTTGCTTTGCCAACAGTTAACCACGATGCTCCAATATTCTCAATATTTGGCAACATAATACGACTTAAGGCTAACATACGTATATATTCGTCGGAGCTAACATTATTCTTAATTCCTTTCAAACGATTCAATAAAGTACCGTCATCCTGAAATGGCCATAAAATAAAAGCGATAAATCCTTTAGAGCTTTCCGGTTTTTGCGCTTGTACTTCGCGTAACCACACTAAATGCTCAAAGCGTTCTTGAATCGTCTCAACATGCCCAAACATCATGGTGGCAGATGTTGTTAATCCCAATTGATGAGCGGCTTTCATAACCTCTAACCATTCACGCCCGGTACATTTTCCTTTAGAAATTAATCGACGCACCCTGTCATTTAAAATTTCAGCACCGGCTCCCGGTAAACTATCCATACCGGCCTCCATCAATGCTTTTAAAACCTCTGTATGTGTTGATTTTTCAAGCTTAGTAATGTGAGCGATTTCAGGCGGACCAAGTGCATGTAATTTTATCTGCGGAAACATTTTTTTGATCTCGCGGAAAGTTTTGGTGTAGTACTCTAACCCCAAATCCGGATGATGTCCGCCTTGCAACAATAACTGCTCTCCTCCGTACTTTATTGTTTCTTCAATTTTAGCCTTGTAAGTCGACATATCCGTGATATAAGCCTCGGCATGTCCCGGAATTCGGTAAAAATTACAAAATTTACAATTGGCAATACAAACGTTGGTAGTATTAAGGTTTCGGTCGATGATCCAGGTCACCTTCTTTGAGTTATTCTTCTTAATGTTACGTATCTCATTGGCTACAAACATTAATTCAGTTGTAGAAGCGTTTTCAAACAAAAAAACGCCCTCTTCAATACTCAAAAATTCGAGGTTCAAAGCCCTCTTTAAAATGTCGCTGATATTCATCACCTCAAAGTTACAATAAAGCCTTCATATTTTAGGTTAATAATTACAAATTTGTATATTCGTAGGCACCAATTTATTATGATAACAATTAAGAAAACAAGCAATCCGGTAAAAGGTTCTAACCTGGCCATTATTTGCGAAAAATTTAAGAATAAACCGACTTATCATTTTGATAATTCTGTGACTGAATATATCACTAAACAATTATCCGATCCCGATAAGAAGTTTGTTTCTTTAAATCACCTTGGACAATTGATTTATGTTATCATTATCGACCCTAAAAAAGACATTAATAAAACCCATGAAGGTTTGC
This window encodes:
- a CDS encoding MarC family protein — protein: MELKFDIIEILKVTMVLFAVIDVIGSIPVILTLKQRNGQIEAAKASWVSLGIMVVFLFLGNYILDVIGITIGDFAIAGSILLFIIAFEMILGIKISKDEMNSSASVVPLAFPLIAGTGTLSTLLSIRAEYNIVSILIAIVINVVVVYLVLRYLNLVERVLGPSGIAILKKVFGIILLALAIKLFRKYTGL
- a CDS encoding gliding motility-associated C-terminal domain-containing protein; translation: MKFVFRLSLLFLLFCSQLFAQDNIVIPKTDPSLCFTENLGQWDSKILYRSKFSGGTLYMEPNGMTYAFFDKKQRASIHLGGLGSTKDAKLKAHCIKLEFLGCNSNFINQHEDEGVFYENFYQGSDRSKWKSHVNNYHKVWYRNIYNDIDYEAITTIKGIKYNFYVKPNANPELIKLKYSGAKKIKLVKNELMIITSIDSIVEKAPYAYQNIKGRIVEVPCKYALKDNVVSFEFPEGYDKNYELVIDPILVFAAQSGSLADNFGMTATYDNNGNLYTGGTVFDNGYPTTPGAYDITFSGPPAFGNTDVVVTKFNATGTTLLFSTYLGGSGSEIVTSLIVDQNNNVFLYGATGSANFPTTVGAYDNTFNGGNYLFFMFNGTEFANGTDIFVSKFNPTGTMLMGSTYVGGSDNDGVNYTNAVVTYTVAYSGTVTPGGPTSTAACVSTGGNFTLNEHKADSLQFNYGDQYRGEIQLDKNGNVYIASSTRSSNFPIVGGFDNTLGGKQDAVVLKFNPNLTGVVWSSFLGGSENDAGYSLIVTDSLFTYVTGGTYSIDFPTVAGCYNTTYNGGKADGYIVKINPTGSAILKGTYIGTNLYDQSYFIQKDKQNRIYVYGQSDGNMITTPGVFSVPNSHQFITRLDGQLANVNMGTIFGSGLPRIDISPSAFSVDNCGNIYISGWGGHLIYGPSLTGMPVTAGAYQTASANGFDFYLMVLSANATSLLYGSYFGGACSPEHVDGGTSRFDPRGIIYQSVCAGCQNNEDFPVTPGAWPNTPGNNNKSSNCNNGVFKFDFQIKITNVNITTNTITGCQPLTVNFNNSSYTSGTFTWNFGGGNTNTTSINPSFTYTNPGTYTVSLVVRDTSSCNKIDSSFTYITVYPGVNVSATASLVPCSDSVQYNGNAVTSGTLSTFQWTFGSGSVSTSTLTNPVNTYTAAGTYTAQLLAITNNGCRDSVVVPVTMSVIIPSVNSGTMCQGSSVNLNATGGTSYQWQPTTALSSTAVANPIANPTTTTIYSVTITNTLTGCVRTLTTQVTVNPKPTADFTFTTNPCGGGVNFTDNSAASITQWAWDFGNSQNSTVQNPYQFYSTGGTYNVTLVAGNAFNCFDTIVKPVTVGNPPPVSVSPSQTICLGNYVTLSASGGISYSWAPSTGLSNPNFQNPIANPTVTTQYSVTITTLTSLGDTCKFMLVTNVNVTQVSAIPIQVSANPDTVVAGGTSVLTLTATPNAIATWYPGGTTSPSTGYTVTTMPPRTTTYTVVIQRGPCSETLTVTVWVIEDGCESSDVFIPNTFTPNGDGSNDLMFARGSKIQEMYFAIYNRWGELVFETSDKNVGWDGTFKGRPADVGVFGYYIKFKCYNGLESFKKGNITLIR
- a CDS encoding tetratricopeptide repeat protein, with protein sequence MDRLSRISMLQNMLVKEPNDVFTNYALALEYVSEADYKKAEDQFLKVLEIDRKYLPCYYQLGQLKEKTNETNIALEFYKKGLELAKEQGNNKAINEINEAIWMLED
- the pheS gene encoding phenylalanine--tRNA ligase subunit alpha, which translates into the protein MLEKINNLLLEVEQLAVSTKEQVEEYRIKWLSKKGQITVLFDEFKTVSPELKREMGQKLNELKVKAQEKINALKEKFEAAEDSGKGGAIDLTLPGDPNILLGSRHPLSIVKNEIISIFSKIGFTVSEGREIEDDWHNFTALNTPENHPARDMQDTFYVNINPEMVLRTQTSSVQVHIMEKQKPPIRTISPGRVYRNEAISARAHCQFHQVEGLYIDTNVSFADLKQTLLYFAQEMFGADTKIRLRPSYFPFTEPSAEVDISCTLCKGKGCNVCKYSGWVEILGCGMVDPQVLENCGIDSNKYKGFAFGMGIERITMLKYQVKDLRLFFENDVRFLKQFTSA
- a CDS encoding aminopeptidase P family protein — translated: MDRRRFLKTTGLVSAFAATSTSSFAQTISSTNDKKNLIDPEIIEKLRSRIVPISSEERSLRIEKAQKLMAQNKMDAIFMEGGTSLDYFTGVRWGRSERLFGMLLLKNGVPIFISPKFEETRAKEQIGNARLFCWEEHESPFELLNKLFKEIASGFNTIGMEETTRFFITQGLKNTNINLNITSATPITAGCRGVKTEHEIELMQIANDMAMEVYKVAVTQLKEGMTEGEYGKIISDLFAEFGVGGGALVLFGEASAHPHGLVQEVKLKANDIVLMDGGCSVEGYESDITRTVVYGKPSKKMNDVFEIVLKAQQEALKFAKPGVSFESVDAVARKVISDAGYGPGYKYFTHRLGHGIGMDGHEWYYVVGGNKRLMEKGNMMSNEPGIYLLNEFGIRIEDEMLITENGAKLLLPKQQSLEVMF
- the clpP gene encoding ATP-dependent Clp endopeptidase proteolytic subunit ClpP, with the protein product MFDNNEFRKYATKHMGINSLTFDSYSSRITSSLTPYIIEERQLNVAQMDVFSRLMMDRIIFLGTGINDQVANIVQAQLLFLESVDAKKDIQIYINSPGGSVYAGLGIYDTMQIVRPDVATICTGMAASMGAVLQCAGAKGKRTALKHARIMIHQPLGGAEGQASDIEITAREIQKLKKELYEIIAHHSGQTYDKVWADSDRDYWMIAEEAKAYGMIDEVLLKK
- a CDS encoding DMT family protein, translated to MRGIYTILLLLASNTFMTIAWYGHLRFKDISFFKNTGLIGAVLISWGIALIEYLLMVPANRLGSNVTGGPFNMWQLKIIQEVISISIFVIFTLVFFKHDTLKWNHIIGFGFLIASLFFFFKK
- the mqnC gene encoding dehypoxanthine futalosine cyclase; translation: MNISDILKRALNLEFLSIEEGVFLFENASTTELMFVANEIRNIKKNNSKKVTWIIDRNLNTTNVCIANCKFCNFYRIPGHAEAYITDMSTYKAKIEETIKYGGEQLLLQGGHHPDLGLEYYTKTFREIKKMFPQIKLHALGPPEIAHITKLEKSTHTEVLKALMEAGMDSLPGAGAEILNDRVRRLISKGKCTGREWLEVMKAAHQLGLTTSATMMFGHVETIQERFEHLVWLREVQAQKPESSKGFIAFILWPFQDDGTLLNRLKGIKNNVSSDEYIRMLALSRIMLPNIENIGASWLTVGKATAQICLHAGANDFGSIMIEENVVSAAGAPHRFTYKTIQDAIKEAGFEPQLRNQQYEDRKLPEGIEEQVINY